The genomic DNA ACCTTCTGTTTTCACAATTTTTATTGGACGATTCAATCCAATGTAATTGCCTTCCGTTACCACATCATATCGATCATCGCCGATTACTGCTGTCCCAGACGGACGTAATGGTGTCAACGTTCGCCCAGTCAAGCCGATCAACTCACTTCTCGTAACGTTTGAAATGTACCCTCTTTCATTGGACGTGGAGTCGAATAGGATGATTTTCTTCAGCGGCCCATTGTACCCAAAATACTTCAGGAACAGAATGGACACGACAATCGTAGCGATCATGGCAATCAAAATTGATAACAAGATGTTACCAAGCGACCCACCTGCCAGAACGATCCCGATTAGGACGGCTAAAATACCACCGACCCCCAGGATACCTCCTGGCACAAAGACTTCCGCAATGATCAGCCCTATACCAAGTATGAACAGAATAAGTGATTCCCATCCGGCTAGACCTGCAATCATATGCCCAAAGAAGAAGAGCAATAACGAACCAAGCCCTAACATACCAGGTATTCCAAAGCCAGGTGAATAAAGTTCAAGGACAAGACCGATGCTTCCGATGGAAAGCAGGATTGGCACGACGACCGGATGTGTGATATAACGTGCGATGTTTTCAGCAAACGATAATTCAATTTCTCTTATTTCAGCATCCGGAAGCTCTAGATGATCGAGTAATTCATTCCGATTGTTGACGATTGCTTCCGCATAGCCGACTTTCTTCGCCTGCTTCGCATCAAGTGTCAATAACTCACCTTTTTTGACACCAAGGTCTTCAAGTACGATATCTTCATCAGCCATTGCCAACGCATAGATCGGATCCCGATTGTTTAGTTCGGCTGAGGCTTTCATCTCAGCAAGCCAGGCAGATTCTGCTTTCTTCCCGGCTGTATTCCCTTGCGAATCGATGACGGCAGCAGCCCCCATCGTCGTAGATGGCTTCATGACGATCTGGTCGGCATTCAGAGAAATATAGGCGCCTGCGGATAAAGCTCGCTTCGTCACATATGCGATGATTGGCACTTCAGAATCACGCATGATTTTAGCAATATTCCCTGCAGCTTCCACAAGTCCGCCTGGAGTATCAATCTCCAGCACAAGGTAGTCAGCCCCGTTTTCCTCGGCTGTAGTAATCGATCGTTCCAAAAACTTCTCAAGCCCCCGTTCCACTGCATCTTGTACTGGTGCAAAGTAGACGACACCTTTCCCTTCAGCAGCATTGGAAGGATTGATTTGCATAAGCAATATCGGAACGATGATCAAAACCATATAAAAAGAGATTTTCATGATTTTCGTTATGTGTTTCAAAGGACCCACCCCCTTTTCAATTAGTATGTACTACGCTTAACTATACATTTAGGTTTCATACTTTTAAAGATTTAATGTGAAAACATCCTTGTTTTTTTCCACTGGAGCTTTCACAGGCAATCTGTATCCTAAATGTAGAGTGGGCACCTCTCTTAATACACCTGAAACATCAATCGCATTAAAAAAACGCCTTGCAGCTTGCAAGGCGTTTCATTTGAGTAGTTACGATAAGTTCTGTTGAACTAAACGGTTCACGAGACCACCATCAGCTTTACCTTTTACTTTAGGCATGATGGCTCCCATCACTTTCCCCATATCTTGTTTGGAAGTTGCGCCAACTTGTTGGATGGTTTCCTTAACAATTTGGTCGACTTCTTCCTCAGATAACTGTTCAGGGAGATACTCTTGAAGTATTTCAATCTCTTGACGTAAGTTTTCGACTAGATCATCACGACCAGCTTTCTCGAATTCCTGGAGGGAGTCTTTCCGCTGTTTAACTTCACGTGAAAGAACCGTCAATTCCTCTTCTTCGTTCAATTCGTGTCCTAACTTGATCGACTCGTTCTGAAGAGAGGCCTTCACCATACGAATGACCGTCAATCGTTGTTTGTCTTTGTTTCTCATCGCTTGCTTCATATCTTCATTCAAACGGTCAAGAAGACTCAATTAGAACACCCTCTCTTAGTACTTACGCTTACGAGCAGCTTCAGACTTCTTCTTACGCTTAACGCTTGGCTTTTCGTAATGCTTACGCTTACGTACCTCTGCCAATGTTCCTTCTTTAGAAACGTTGCGCTTGAAACGACGAAGTGCATCTTCTATAGATTCGTTCTTACGAACACTAGTTCTAATGGACATATATTTCCCTCCCTCCAAGCTCCTTCCAAAAAATATAGAAAAGGAGCTAAAACCATATCTTAAAACATTATAATATATGCCTCTTTTTTTCGTCAACTTTATTCAAGGAATTATTTCGTCATGTCCTAAACATCTCGTCCATAAAATGGACATAGGTGGTGGTGACGGTGATGCAAATCTTTTCTCTATTCGCCGTATTCCTGACGATTTTCTTGTTCGGAATGACGGTCATGCGCATAGGATTAAGTGCCGCTTCAAAACAAAAATTGCAAACCTGGCTATTGAAATATACGAATACAACCTGGAAGAGTTTCCTTGCAGGAATACTTATAACGGCGATCATGCAGAGCAGCTCCGCCGTCATGGTCATCGTAATTGGTCTGGTTGCTGTGGGGATCATGAGCTTCAGACAATCCATCGGCATTATTTTAGGTGCAAATATCGGAACGACAGTGACGACAGAAATCATCACCCTAGAAATCAGTCAGCTGATCCTGCCATTCCTTATCATTGGTGTCGTTCTCATACTTTTACCGAAAACATGGACATTCTGCCTCGGTTCGACGTTATTCGGTTTAGGATGTATGTTCGTTGCCATGAACGGCTTCGAAACGTTATCCGATCCCATTACTGATTTAAAGTCTGTGAAAAATTTTCTCAATATCACAGATGAACATCTTTGGTTAAGTTTAGGCTTAGGGACAACAATGACAGCCGTCATCCAGTCAAGTACGGCAACGACGGCGATCATCATGCCGCTGATGAACGAGAATATCCTGACCTTGACTTCAGGGATTGCAATCTTACTCGGAGCGAATGTAGGAACGTGTGTGACCGCATTGATCGCTTGTATTGGTACATCGAAGGAAGCGAAGCTTGTCGCCTTCGCTCACGTTTGGATCAACATTATCGGGGTGGTTTTATTCTTGCCGTTTTTAAGTGGTTTTTCGGAAATCGTCATGCTGCTGACCCAACTCCCAGATGTTCAGATTGCTCACGCAAGTGTCCTGTTTAACGTGATTTCGTCCTTGCTCCTGCTCCCATTCGCAGGTATGTTAGCCTCCTGGATCGCTCGGGTTCATGGGTACAGAGTCGTTTCATAAGTTCTTTGAAATCCTCTTGTGATATGGAGAGGACCGTTGGTGGCTTTCTATCCGTAAAAACAACGGAATCCAAATATGGAGGACAGAAAGAGGGCTTTTCTATCCGCGAAAACAACGGAATCCAAATATGGAGGACAGAAAGAGGGCTTTTCTATCCGCGAAAACAACGGAATCCAAATATGGAGGACAGAAAGAGGGCTTTTCTATCCGCGAAAACAGCGGAATCCAAATATGGAGGACAGAAAGAGGGCTTAAAAGAAAAAATGACCACGACACCTTGTCGTGGTCATTTTATAATCAATTAATAATCAGCGTTTGACGTTTCGCCTTTCACGATTGAGATTCCAGAGCTTGCTCCGATACGAGTTGCGCCAGCATCAATCATTGCTTGAGCAGATTCTGGGCCACGTACGCCTCCACTTGCTTTTACGCCGATTTCAGGTCCTACAACCTTACGCATCAATGCTACGTCTTCAACAGTCGCTCCACCTGTAGAGAATCCAGTTGACGTTTTTACGAAGTCTGCTCCAGCTTTTACGGAAAGCTCACAAGCTTGCTTCTTTTCTTCGTCAGTAAGAAGGCAAGTTTCGATGATTACTTTTGTAAGAGCTTTGCCTTTTGCTGCATCTACAACCGCTTTGATGTCTTTTTCGACGAGGTCATAGTCTTTGCTCTTCAGAGCGCCGATGTTGATGACCATGTCCACTTCTGTTGCACCGTTCTCAATAGCATTCTTCGTTTCGAATGCTTTTGTTTCTGGTGTAGAAGCGCCCAATGGGAAGCCGATTACCGTACATACCTTCACATCCGTGTCTTTCAACAATTCATAGGACAATGGAACCCACGTCGGGTTTACACATACTGACATGAAGTTGTATTCTTTCGCTTCTTCACATAGTTTGACGATGTCCTCTTTGTTCATATCTGGCTTTAAAGCTGTGTGATCAATCATTTTTGCGATGTTCATTTTAGCATCTCCTCTTTTGTTGTTATGGTTATTTTCTAAGATGTATGAATTATGCTGTAGCGGAGGTTTCCGCTTGGTCTACATCCATTACACGAACGAATTGTCCTTCGTTAACAGGGTATCCCGCTTTCGTGATCTTTACTCGAACGAGTTTACCAATCAAGTCTTCTGTCCCTTCAATTCGAACCTTCATGTAGTTGGCTGTATACCCGATAAGCCTGTTTCCTTCAGGATGGTCTTTATCGAATTCCTCTGGGATGATTTCAAGGACTTCTCCTTCATACTCAGAAGCATACTCTTTGGCCAATTGGTTGGAAAGCTCAATCAAACGATGGACACGCTCGTTCTTCACATCTTCAGGAACTTGGTTGTCCATGTTCGCAGCCGGTGTACCCGTCCGTTTACTGAATGGGAAAACATGAAGCTCAGAAAACTTATGCTCTTTGATGAAATTATACGTTTCCATGAATTCTTCTTCTGTCTCGCCTGGGAAGCCGACGATGACATCAGATGTGATCGCTAAACCAGGCAAAGCCTTTTTCAGCCTTGTCAATCGTTCTGCGAACATCTCCATACTATACTTCCTTCTCATACGTTTCAAAACAGTATTCGATCCGGATTGAAGCGGTATGTGGAGATGTGGAACAACTTTATCAGAGCGATCAAGCACGTCGATCACCTCATCGGTCACCTGACTTGCTTCAATCGATGAAATTCGAAGACGCTTAAGTCCTTTCACTTGTTCATCCAGATCAGAAAGCAATTGGGCAAAGTTATAATCCTTCATATCCTCACCATATCCTGCAGTATGGATCCCTGTGAGGACAATCTCCTGATAGCCTGCATTCACAAGCTGTTGAGCCTGTTCAATGACAGCCTCAGGCTTCCTGGAACGTAAAAGTCCTCTTGCCCATGGGATAATACAGAACGTGCAGAAATTATTGCATCCTTCCTGTATTTTCAATGATGCACGAGTGCGGTCCGTGAACGCAGGTACTTCCAGCTCTTCATAAACACGAGCCTTCATGATATTACCGACGCCATTGATCGGCTGTCTTTCCCTTTTGTACTGCTCGATGTAATCAAGCATCTTTACACGATCCTGGGTGCCGACGACGACATCTACACCAGGAATCGCCATCACTTCAGCCGGGGATGTCTGCGCATAACAACCCGTCACGCATATGACAGCATCCGGATTCTGACGGATGGCTCGACGGATGACCTGACGACTTTTCTTATCGCCCGTGTTTGTTACTGTGCACGTATTAATGACATAAACATCCGCTCGTTTTTCAAAATCTGTTCGTTCGTATCCTTTATCCTGGAACAATTGCCAGATCGCTTCAGTTTCATAATGGTTCACTTTACATCCTAATGTATGAAACGCTACAGCAGGCATAATTGGTCACCTCAATAATTCTAGTTGATAAGAAACAGCAGATAAGATATAAAATGGTGCCGTTTCAGTACGGAGAATCCGTGGTCCAAATCCACAAGTGACGAAGCCGGCTTCTTGAAGCCTTTCCACCTCTTCATCAGTCAGGCCACCCTCAGGCCCGATGACGACCAGCATCCGGTCCACCGATGGATCTATCTTTGTAAGTAATTTCGCCAAATTGGATCTTTCGTCTTGTTTGGCTTCCTCTTCGTAAGCGACGACTTTTATCGAATATTCCTCACTAACAGAAAGCAACTGTTTAAAGGAAACCGGTTCTTCGCAATCCGGCATCCGGTTACGATGGGATTGCTCCGCAGCTTCCTTGATGATCTTCAAAAGTCGCTCTGTTTTCTTTCTGGACTTTTTATCGTCCCATTTGACGATCGACCTGGATGCTTGGAAAGGGAGAAATTTTGATGCGCCTAACTCCGTTCCTTTTTGGACAATCATCTCTAGTTTATCATGCTTGGGTAGCCCTTGTGCAATCGTTACAGGAATTGGCAGTTCCGTCTCAAACTCGCTCCATTCGACTATGGTGAGCTCGACAGATGAATCGTTCAGCTCCTCAATTTCACAAACGGCCACCCGATCTTGATTATCACTGCAAATCACTTGGTCTCCAGGTGACATTCTCATCACTTTTGAAATATGTTTCACGTCATCTCCTGTAATCCTTACAGTCGAATCTGTCATTTGATCAGGTGTAACAAAATAACGTTGCAT from Pseudalkalibacillus sp. SCS-8 includes the following:
- a CDS encoding nodulation protein NfeD encodes the protein MGPLKHITKIMKISFYMVLIIVPILLMQINPSNAAEGKGVVYFAPVQDAVERGLEKFLERSITTAEENGADYLVLEIDTPGGLVEAAGNIAKIMRDSEVPIIAYVTKRALSAGAYISLNADQIVMKPSTTMGAAAVIDSQGNTAGKKAESAWLAEMKASAELNNRDPIYALAMADEDIVLEDLGVKKGELLTLDAKQAKKVGYAEAIVNNRNELLDHLELPDAEIREIELSFAENIARYITHPVVVPILLSIGSIGLVLELYSPGFGIPGMLGLGSLLLFFFGHMIAGLAGWESLILFILGIGLIIAEVFVPGGILGVGGILAVLIGIVLAGGSLGNILLSILIAMIATIVVSILFLKYFGYNGPLKKIILFDSTSNERGYISNVTRSELIGLTGRTLTPLRPSGTAVIGDDRYDVVTEGNYIGLNRPIKIVKTEGSRIIVREVEEVENQGGNQ
- the mtaB gene encoding tRNA (N(6)-L-threonylcarbamoyladenosine(37)-C(2))-methylthiotransferase MtaB, with translation MPAVAFHTLGCKVNHYETEAIWQLFQDKGYERTDFEKRADVYVINTCTVTNTGDKKSRQVIRRAIRQNPDAVICVTGCYAQTSPAEVMAIPGVDVVVGTQDRVKMLDYIEQYKRERQPINGVGNIMKARVYEELEVPAFTDRTRASLKIQEGCNNFCTFCIIPWARGLLRSRKPEAVIEQAQQLVNAGYQEIVLTGIHTAGYGEDMKDYNFAQLLSDLDEQVKGLKRLRISSIEASQVTDEVIDVLDRSDKVVPHLHIPLQSGSNTVLKRMRRKYSMEMFAERLTRLKKALPGLAITSDVIVGFPGETEEEFMETYNFIKEHKFSELHVFPFSKRTGTPAANMDNQVPEDVKNERVHRLIELSNQLAKEYASEYEGEVLEIIPEEFDKDHPEGNRLIGYTANYMKVRIEGTEDLIGKLVRVKITKAGYPVNEGQFVRVMDVDQAETSATA
- the deoC gene encoding deoxyribose-phosphate aldolase, with the protein product MNIAKMIDHTALKPDMNKEDIVKLCEEAKEYNFMSVCVNPTWVPLSYELLKDTDVKVCTVIGFPLGASTPETKAFETKNAIENGATEVDMVINIGALKSKDYDLVEKDIKAVVDAAKGKALTKVIIETCLLTDEEKKQACELSVKAGADFVKTSTGFSTGGATVEDVALMRKVVGPEIGVKASGGVRGPESAQAMIDAGATRIGASSGISIVKGETSNADY
- a CDS encoding Na/Pi symporter, translating into MQIFSLFAVFLTIFLFGMTVMRIGLSAASKQKLQTWLLKYTNTTWKSFLAGILITAIMQSSSAVMVIVIGLVAVGIMSFRQSIGIILGANIGTTVTTEIITLEISQLILPFLIIGVVLILLPKTWTFCLGSTLFGLGCMFVAMNGFETLSDPITDLKSVKNFLNITDEHLWLSLGLGTTMTAVIQSSTATTAIIMPLMNENILTLTSGIAILLGANVGTCVTALIACIGTSKEAKLVAFAHVWINIIGVVLFLPFLSGFSEIVMLLTQLPDVQIAHASVLFNVISSLLLLPFAGMLASWIARVHGYRVVS
- the rpsU gene encoding 30S ribosomal protein S21, whose translation is MSIRTSVRKNESIEDALRRFKRNVSKEGTLAEVRKRKHYEKPSVKRKKKSEAARKRKY
- a CDS encoding GatB/YqeY domain-containing protein; this encodes MSLLDRLNEDMKQAMRNKDKQRLTVIRMVKASLQNESIKLGHELNEEEELTVLSREVKQRKDSLQEFEKAGRDDLVENLRQEIEILQEYLPEQLSEEEVDQIVKETIQQVGATSKQDMGKVMGAIMPKVKGKADGGLVNRLVQQNLS
- a CDS encoding 16S rRNA (uracil(1498)-N(3))-methyltransferase is translated as MQRYFVTPDQMTDSTVRITGDDVKHISKVMRMSPGDQVICSDNQDRVAVCEIEELNDSSVELTIVEWSEFETELPIPVTIAQGLPKHDKLEMIVQKGTELGASKFLPFQASRSIVKWDDKKSRKKTERLLKIIKEAAEQSHRNRMPDCEEPVSFKQLLSVSEEYSIKVVAYEEEAKQDERSNLAKLLTKIDPSVDRMLVVIGPEGGLTDEEVERLQEAGFVTCGFGPRILRTETAPFYILSAVSYQLELLR